From the genome of Fusarium keratoplasticum isolate Fu6.1 chromosome 11, whole genome shotgun sequence, one region includes:
- a CDS encoding FAD-binding PCMH-type domain-containing protein — MRPDSVEAGPDGRYTYQDDNGSHQGLAVANSEPPAPPSTITQPPDRDAASCDDSAADSRHPNGIDRIGPFESELPSEVTTPDERPRAPHTQNPTSPSTVQPSFVGESWYASYFMRGFAPGCTSFHRPIDDCNQTVQNVSRDTPRQNCPRRSPQPRGRTELSDLPRPDLMDRLIHAYFDRFHTFCPIVGKESFAASLHDGTVSGTLLRCVLFVASLHCDVEILHVMGHSTRLDANSDLFNKASTSFDEDTQSDRTSMVLSSYLLHYWFGNPTSYRDAHWWLAAAIRSAQCMGYHRSTKDSQMPPQEKLRWKRIWWCLYIRDRQTSLSTGTPMVINDLDHDVEELVMDDLSDETPETARYIISQMELNKTAARLYFLHCSPSRLPLSRQASVRQTAMEDIQMTLHSWYTTSEGINVSKRDHHLTLTLKVCYYYYFINLLQRLQRQSNRGGDTKPILDAALQVFGLVEDSLLYWTPEHFPMIYVSALFSAMIAVAADGSMSPPRSDQLLCKIRPGLLALKQFESVYNLARWIRNFFMDILNRSEPHTGDKTAQARELIEPRRAQDGQPITPESVAQAPAENTIAATPVPAEQPDYSTPSLNVEDSSFLFGHDAREDECHHPELARVGGFWPASLVTGIFSGSHNSDVMDFPQPDSLQYQAMHFLADLGIASSDYLAAYFSDTLPDKHDLSRLQVDHHRDLTRISENISVRMRSLMCHIIYHSLDSRFAGLFSLGVAVAGVASFTALGQTARQTSTLPLSGTPKIHHDTSAANIKAACVEFEQIIGKDHISSERTDLVTHSGSDYQSYAWSEESAILSNVILYPETTEQVSQIVKVCFRRRLPVTPYSGGTSIEGQYIPQFQGVCIDFTRMNQIKEINPVDLDCTVQPGIGWVDLNDELASHGLFFPPDPGPGAMIGGMVGTGCSGTNAAAYGTMKDWVLSLTVVLADGTIIQTRQRARKSSAGYDLTRVFVGSEGTLGLVTEATLKLAVKPPHEVVAVCTFPTLRAAASAVREVASSGIQVAAVEILDEVQMRNINLAALTRLKWKEEPTLFFKFAGSDDFIVKHIAKKVGEITKRNGSSTYTFASDESERNELWSARKAALWSMLAQRQSPTDKVWTTDVAVPLSRLPDIIELAKADIEKSGLMGSIVGHVGDGNFHTLLLFPEEKRPIAEAVVHRMVDMAIEMKGTATGEHGIGLVKRDYLEKELGKETVDTMRAMKSAFDPMCILNCDKVIRMKPAQEQ, encoded by the exons ATGCGTCCTGATTCAGTCGAAGC AGGTCCGGATGGACGGTATACCTATCAGGATGATAATGGATCGCATCAAGGTCTCGCAGTTGCCAATTCTGAGCCACCAGCACCTCCTTCAACAATTACTCAACCGCCTGATCGAGATGCTGCGAGTTGTGACGACTCGGCGGCCGATTCACGTCACCCCAATGGAATCGATAGAATCGGCCCCTTTGAATCGGAATTGCCATCTGAAGTTACGACTCCCGACGAAAGACCCAGAGCACCCCATACGCAAAATCCCACCTCACCATCAACTGTTCAACCAAGTTTTGTGGGTGAAAGCTGGTACGCGTCCTACTTTATGAGAGGGTTTGCTCCTGGTTGCACCAGTTTCCACCGCCCAATCGATGACTGCAACCAGACAGTTCAGAACGTCTCTCGCGATACTCCTAGGCAAAACTGTCCCAGGAGATCACCACAGCCACGAGGCCGAACCGAGCTATCAGACCTACCACGCCCCGACTTGATGGACCGGCTCATCCATGCATACTTTGACCGATTTCACACCTTTTGCCCGATCGTCGGAAAGGAGTCCTTTGCTGCGTCGCTTCATGATGGGACCGTATCTGGAACCCTCTTGCGTTGTGTGCTCTTCGTCGCTTCTCTGCATTGCGACGTGGAGATACTGCATGTAATGGGTCACAGCACTCGATTGGACGCTAACTCCGatctcttcaacaaggccagcacTTCATTCGACGAGGACACACAATCTGACCGGACAAGTATGGTGCTGTCCTCATATCTGCTTCACTACTGGTTCGGTAATCCTACCTCCTACCGTGATGCGCATTGGTGGCTTGCAGCTGCCATCAGGTCGGCACAATGCATGGGCTATCACAGAAGCACCAAGGATAGCCAGATGCCGCCCCAGGAAAAGTTGCGATGGAAGCGTATATGGTGGTGCCTCTAT ATCCGCGATCGACAGACCTCCCTCTCTACTGGCACCCCCATGGTCATCAACGACCTCGATCACGACGTTGAAGagctggtgatggatgattTGTCAGACGAGACTCCAGAGACAGCGCGGTATATAATCTCACAGATGGAGTTGAACAAGACCG CGGCACGACTGTATTTTCTTCACTGTTCACCGTCACGACTCCCTTTAAGCAGGCAGGCTTCTGTGCGTCAGACTGCCATGGAAGATATCCAGATGACCCTCCATTCATGGTACACGACCTCTGAAGGAATCAATGTTTCCAAAAGAGACCATCATTTGACACTGACCCTGAAAGTCTGCTACTA TTACTACTTCATTAACCTTCTTCAGCGCTTACAAAGACAGTCCAACCGGGGCGGCGACACTAAACCGATTCTCGATGCTGCTCTTCAGGTCTTTGGCCTGGTGGAAGACTCGCTCCTGTACTGGACGCCAGAGCATTTCCCCATGATTTA CGTATCTGCTCTGTTCTCTGCCATGATAGCAGTCGCTGCTGATGGTAGCATGTCGCCACCCAGAAGCGACCAGCTCCTTTGCAAGATTCGCCCAGGTTTGCTGGCCCTGAAGCAGTTTGAGTCAGTCTATAATCTAGCCCGATGGATTCGAAACTTCTTTATGGACATCTTGAATCGTTCCGAGCCACATACTGGCGACAAGACTGCTCAGGCCCGAGAATTGATCGAACCACGCCGAGCTCAGGATGGGCAACCCATAACGCCAGAGAGCGTCGCCCAAGCCCCCGCGGAGAACACTATAGCAGCTACTCCCGTACCGGCAGAGCAGCCTGACTATTCGACTCCAAGTTTAAATGTTGAAGACTCGAGCTTTCTGTTTGGGCATGATGCCCGCGAAGATGAGTGTCATCATCCAGAACTGGCACGCGTTGGTGGATTCTGGCCGGCATCCCTGGTGACGGGCATCTTTTCAGGATCTCATAATAGCGATGTGATGGACTTCCCTCAGCCTGATTCCCTTCAGTATCAGGCCATGCACTTTTTGGCCGACTTGGGCATAGCGAGTTCGGATT ACTTGGCGGCTTACTTCTCCGACACGCTTCCCGACAAGCACGACCTCTCTCGACTTCAAGTAGACCATCACCGAGACCTAACAAGGATTTCGGAAAATATCTCGGTAAGAATGAGATCCCTCATGTGCCATATTATCTATCACTCATTGGACTCACGATTTGCAGGACTGTTTTCTTTGGGAGTGGCAGTAGCTGGTGTTGCGAGTTTCACAGCGCTTGGCCAAACAGCCCGACAGACATCAACATTACCACTTTCCGGAACCCCCAAGATACACCACGACACTTCGGCAGCGAACATCAAAGCGGCCTGTGTAGAGTTTGAGCAGATCATTGGGAAAGATCACATCTCGTCAGAAAGAACCGATCTCGTCACTCATTCTGGATCAGATTATCAGTCATATGCCTGGTCTGAAGAGAGTGCCATCCTTTCGAATGTCATCCTCTATCCAGAAACAACGGAACAAGTTTCACAGATCGTCAAAGTATGCTTTCGCCGCCGTTTACCAGTGACGCCATACTCTGGTGGCACCTCAATTGAGGGCCAATACATTCCCCAGTTCCAAGGCGTCTGCATCGACTTCACTCGCATGAACCAGATCAAAGAGATAAACCCTGTTGATCTCGACTGCACGGTGCAGCCTGGAATTGGCTGGGTGGATTTGAACGACGAGTTGGCGTCGCATGGACTCTTCTTTCCTCCAGATCCAGGCCCTGGCGCCATGATAGGAGGCATGGTCGGGACTGGCTGCTCAGGGACCAATGCAGCTGCGTATGGAACCATGAAAGATTGGGTTCTGTCGCTCACGGTGGTACTTGCTGATGGGACCATCATCCAGACGCGACAGCGAGCAAGAAAGTCCAGCGCAGGTTACGACTTGACAAGGGTATTTGTTGGAAGCGAGGGAACTCTGGGGTTGGTTACCGAAGCAACTCTGAAGCTAGCGGTGAAGCCTCCACACGAAGTCGTGGCTGTCTGCACATTTCCCACACTGCGTGCTGCGGCCTCTGCGGTACGTGAAGTGGCCTCGAGCGGTATCCAAGTCGCAGCGGTTGAGATTCTCGACGAAGTCCAGATGAGGAACATCAACCTAGCTGCCCTGACGCGGCTGAAGTGGAAAGAAGAGCCTACGCTATTCTTCAAGTTCGCCGGCAGTGACGACTTCATCGTCAAGCATATCGCCAAAAAGGTTGGAGAGATCACCAAGAGAAACGGCAGCTCGACATACACGTTTGCCTCTGACGAATCCGAGCGGAATGAGCTGTGGTCCGCGAGAAAAGCTGCTTTGTGGAGCATGCTTGCCCAGCGTCAATCGCCAACAGACAAAGTCTGGACTACAGATGTTGCTGTTCCGCTGAGCAGACTCCCGGACATTAtcgagctcgccaaggctgaCATTGAAAAGTCTGGCCTTATGGGTTCGATCGTCGGACATGTGGGAGATGGGAACTTTCACACATTACTCTTGTTCCCGGAGGAGAAGAGACCTATTGCTGAAGCGGTTGTACATCGGATGGTAGATATGGCGATTGAGATGAAGGGCACCGCAACTGGCGAGCATGGAATTGGTCTTGTGAAGAGAGACTATttggagaaggagcttgGGAAAGAGACTGTGGACACCATGAGGGCT ATGAAGAGTGCCTTCGACCCAATGTGTATCTTGAACTGCGACAAGGTCATCCGCATGAAACCAGCACAGGAACAATAA
- a CDS encoding MFS domain-containing protein → MDDKYSISHHDNIDMSKEEVERAETGGNEQRDAQFEKRVLRKVDWRLLPMLGCLYTIALVDRSNVAVARISGMDEDLGLDQGSRASISLMVFFIGYIIFEIPSNAFIHKLGAANWLAFLAVAWGLVSLGIGFLHNWQGFAVLRSLLGVFEAGFFPGCVYLVSSWYRRYEVQKRMAGFFLTASALSAFANILAYGLIQISKHHSYKGWRWIFIIEGAITVVAGIGSWFIIVDFPDSSANTFLTPEERAFVKARLAADRGPEEREKVTLKVVAKTAADWKPWAFSLMYAAGAVGVYAFLFFLPLILRGGLGYSLEMSFILSTPPSLFSVVEAMAISWLADKMKMRGPFVVFQGLIGIIGLCMTGFLDSPTPRYIGTFLGVAGANGLVVTTLAWQANNIVGDSRRAVSTAILISMSGVGGIYSSMVFRQQDAPNYLPGIIAVMAINIAAVLTAVVTMVLLRWQNQRADKGEVLCEDREGFRYTL, encoded by the exons ATGGACGACAAATACTCCATCTCCCATCACGACAATATCGACATGTccaaggaagaagtcgaaCGAGCCGAGACCGGAGGCAATGAACAACGAGACGCTCAATTCGAGAAGAGGGTTCTGCGCAAGGTCGACTGGCGACTTCTGCCCATGCTTGGCTGTCTTTACAccatcgccctcgtcgaCCGATCCAATGTTGCTGTTGCGCGCATCTCCGGTATGGATGAagacctcggcctcgatcaAGGCAGTCGCGCctcgatctccttgatggtcttcttcatcggctaCATCATCTTTGAGATCCCTAGCAACGCCTTCATTCACAAACTTGGAGCTGCCAACTGGCTTGCGTTTCTGGCCGTGGCCTGGGGACTAGTCTCGCTTGGAATCGGATTCCTTCATAATTGGCAGGGCTTTGCGGTGCTGAGATCGTTACTTGGTGTCTTTGAAGCGGGCTTCTTTCCAG GCTGTGTCTACCTGGTCTCCTCATGGTACAGACGGTACGAGGTGCAGAAACGAATGGCTGGATTCTTCTTGACAGCGTCTGCTCTGTCTGCCTTTGCAAACATCCTCGCCTATGGCCTCATCCAGATCTCGAAGCATCACTCCTACAAAGG GTGGCGATggatcttcatcatcgaaGGTGCCATCACGGTCGTAGCCGGCATCGGCTCCTGGTTCATTATCGTCGATTTCCCCGATTCGTCCGCCAACACATTCCTCACACCCGAAGAAAGAGCATTCGTCAAGGCCAGACTCGCAGCCGACCGTGGACCCGAGGAGCGCGAAAAGGTCACTCTGAAGGTGGTTGCTAAGACAGCTGCTGACTGGAAACCCTGGGCGTTTTCGCTCATGTACGCGGCCGGTGCTGTCGGAGTCTACGCATTCCTCTTTTTCCTGCCACTCATCCTCCGAGGTGGTCTTGGCTACTCTCTGGAGATGTCCTTCATTCTTAGCACACCACCTTCCCTCTTTTCGGttgtcgaggccatggcgattTCATGGCTCGctgacaagatgaagatgcgTGGCCCATTTGTTGTCTTCCAGGGCTTGATTGGTATTATCGGGCTTTGCATGACTGGATTTCTGGACTCACCAACTCCTCGATACATTGGGACCTTCCTGGGTGTTGCTGGAGCCAACGGTCTCGTTGTAACAACACTCGCATGGCAGGCTAACAATATCGTTGGTGACTCCCGACGCGCTGTCTCAACCGCCATCCTCATTAGCATGAGTGGTGTTGGTGGAATCTACTCAAGCATGGTTTTCC GCCAGCAAGATGCCCCTAACTATCTCCCGGGCATTATTGCcgtcatggccatcaacatTGCCGCTGTGCTAACTGCCGTCGTCACCATGGTCCTGCTTCGATGGCAGAATCAGCGAGCCGACAAGGGAGAGGTACTATGTGAAGATAGAGAGGGATTTAGGTATACTCTATAG
- a CDS encoding MFS domain-containing protein → MSTAVIQTQTEPLELASLPPTSRHAEDGRTSGIEEPPAVIPSDDVPPPNAQSRTERWNYPKGNVGKLVFTFLSSIIAGMNDSAVGALIPSLEAYYDISYTIISLIFLTPFAGYSIAAFTNAWIHMKFGQRGVAIMAPICHIITFVALALHPPYPVLVVCNMISGFGNGLTDACFCAWIGAMDKANTIQGFLHSCYSLGALFAPLIATSMVVSAELPWYTYYYVMIGISVVEWIGLTVTFWHKTGAAYRAEHELGPEVLGAGTREALKSKVTWLCALFFFAYMGVEVGLGGWVVTFMLRVRKATRLASGASASGFWAGMTLGRAVLGFVTERFGERLCISIYLAISIGLELLFWLVPQFIVSAVAVAFLGFFLGPLFPGAVMLTAKLLPAKLHVSAIGFAMAMGGTGGTVFPFAIGAIANSKGVRVLQPIVLALIAVVALVWLSFPRIQKKN, encoded by the exons ATGTCAACCGCAGTAATCCAGACCCAGACGGAGCCACTCGAGCTCGCCAGCCTCCCTCCAACGTCTCGCCACGCCGAGGATGGTAGGACGAGCGGTATAGAGGAGCCACCTGCTGTGATCCCTTCCGACGATGTCCCTCCTCCTAATGCTCAGTCGCGAACGGAGAGATGGAACTATCCAAAGGGGAACGTCGGCAAACTCGTTTTCACGTTTCTTTCTTCCATCATTGCTGGAATGAACGATAGCGCCGTTGGC GCCTTGATTCCCTCT CTTGAAGCATATTATGACATTAGCTATACTATCATCTCACTTATCTTCTTGACCCCCTTCGCAGGCTATTCTATCGCCGCCTTCACTAATGCCTGGATCCATATGAAGTTTGGCCAGCGAGGCGTGGCCATTATGGCACCTATCTGCCATATTATCACCTTCGTCGCCCTGGCATTACATCCCCCGTATCCCGTCCTCGTTGTCTGCAATATGATTAGTGGCTTTGGTAACGGGCTGACCGATGCTTGCTTCTGCGCGTGGATCGGAGCCATGGATAAGGCCAATACAATTCAGGGATTCTTACACTCGTGCTACTCCCTAGGTGCTCTCTTTGCGCCTCTTATTGCTACTTCAATGGTAGTTTCTGCTGAGTTGCCGTGGTATACCTACTATTATGTTATG ATTGGCATCTCGGTTGTCGAATGGATAGGTCTTACGGTAACCTTTTGGCATAAGACTGGCGCAGCATACCGGGCAGAGCACGAGTTAGGCCCCGAAGTCTTGGGCGCTGGGACTCGAGAAGCGCTTAAGTCTAAAGTGACATGGCTCTGCGCGCTGTTTTTCTTTGCCTACATGGGCGTCGAAG TTGGTCTTGGCGGCTGGGTTGTCACATTCATGTTGCGGGTGCGAAAGGCGACGAGACTAGCCTCTGGTGCTTCCGCCTCTGGCTTCTGGGCCGGCATGACATTAGGTCGAGCAGTCCTCGGATTCGTGACTGAGCGCTTCGGCGAGCGACTGTGCATTAGCATCTACCTCGCCATCTCCAttggcctcgagctcctcttcTGGCTCGTCCCCCAGTTCATCGTCTCGGCCGTTGCCGTCGCCTTCCTGGGCTTCTTCCTAGGCCCCCTGTTTCCTGGCGCCGTCATGCTCACGGCAAAATTGCTGCCCGCCAAGCTTCATGTTTCAGCGATCGGGTTTGCGATGGCTATGGGAGGGACGGGCGGAACGGTATTTCCCTTTGCAATTGGTGCGATCGCGAACAGCAAGGGTGTTAGAGTCTTGCAGcccatcgtcctcgcccttATCGCCGTGGTTGCGTTGGTGTGGCTTAGTTTCCCCCGCATCCAGAAGAAGAATTGA
- a CDS encoding putative beta-lactamase family gives MMLPKTLIAATLPGLALASFDCRPPGPIVPRPTDIASHPAFALASSELNKALQLATSREIEAGWPVDDTSFSVGIISWDQPDKAVPVWEYHYLAPNTVNGTKEVTRDSQYLIGSVSKVISDYILLRSGLSLDDPITKYIPVLKNNSSVIDWDTITLRHLASGLAGIPQYYGGFEFYFLKEYYESLGFPQLDDDDYEPCGVIGLNEPCSEQQLFEALLDTYPVAKPASRPFYSTISFHIFIHAIQEATGKNYTQLVKEFVTERLAMSSTLESPGSDARAVVPPVENFWGNTYSYYSAGAGLVSTLSDLSVFFHGILDRSILDSETDVLAWLKPSSSTGSPYALVGMPWEIYRTQTLTPRHPHTIDLYAKGGAAQGYRSQVAVIDEYGVAIVLLTAGSPKAANFIYNAVLETLVPAIDEAARDQGLAYTGTFVDNPRKSDAAITVTISQDVNSTILAGLEHNGTDMMASYREIFYRNIGKTLDMLPTVARIYPLDITTSSTTKQGNGYEKKVLREEWRIDWDLVTNTATELPGAGVSMDECLYWVAGGWTYYGNESLDRLVFVRDALTGEVLGVDIPILRSGFLGKA, from the exons ATGATGTTGCCAAAAACCCTCATCGCAGCAACATTGCCAGGCCTTGCGCTCGCCTCCTTCGACTGCCGGCCTCCAGGGCCAATCGTTCCGCGGCCTACAGATATCGCGTCCCATCCTGCCTTTGCTCTTGCCTCGTCTGAGCTTAACAAAGCCCTCCAGCTAGCCACCTCTAGAGAGATTGAGGCGGGTTGGCCAGTCGATGACACGTCCTTTTCGGTCGGTATCATCTCTTGGGACCAGCCAGACAAGGCGGTTCCCGTGTGGGAGTACCACTACCTGGCGCCGAACACCGTGAACGGTACCAAGGAAGTGACTCGAGACTCACAGTATCTCATAGGCTCGGTATCCAAGGTGATTTCGGACTATATCTTGCTCAGGAGCGGTCTCTCTCTCGATGACCCTATCACCAAGTACATCCCGGTGTTGAAGAACAATTCGAGTGTCATTGATTGGGACACCATTACCTTGCGGCACCTAGCCAGTGGGCTCGCAGGCATACCACAATACT ATGGGGGCTTTGAGTTCTACTTTCTCAAGGAATACTACGAGTCCCTCGGTTTTCCGCAGCTGGACGATGATGACTATGAGCCGTGCGGTGTCATTGGTTTAAACGAGCCCTGTTCTGAACAAC AACTTTTCGAAGCCTTGCTGGACACTTATCCCGTCGCAAAACCCGCAAGCCGCCCATTCTACTCCACTATTTCTTTTCACATCTTCATTCATGCCATCCAGGAAGCCACGGGCAAGAATTATACCCAGCTCGTCAAAGAGTTTGTCACGGAGCGCTTAGCGATGTCCAGTACACTAGAAAGTCCTGGCAGCGACGCGAGAGCCGTCGTCCCTCCTGTTGAGAACTTCTGGGGCAACACCTACAGCTACTATTCTGC TGGCGCTGGGCTTGTCTCAACCTTGTCCGACTTGTCGGTATTCTTTCACGGCATCCTTGATCGTTCCATCCTCGACAGTGAGACCGATGTTCTTGCATGGCTCAAGCCTAGTTCCTCCACCGGGTCTCCCTATGCACTTGTCGGCATGCCATGGGAGATCTATCGCACGCAGACTCTGACACCCAGGCACCCCCACACCATCGACCTTTATGCCAAGGGTGGTGCTGCGCAAGGGTACAGGTCCCAGGTTGCCGTCATTGATGAGTACGGAGTCGCCATTGTATTGCTCACAGCTGGGTCTCCGAAGGCGGCCAACTTTATCTACAACGCCGTGCTCGAGACACTAGTCCCGGCCATCGACGAAGCCGCACGAGATCAAGGATTAGCGTACACGGGAACCTTCGTTGACAACCCGAGAAAGTCAGACGCGGCGATCACCGTCACCATCAGCCAAGACGTGAATTCGACGATCCTTGCGGGACTCGAACACAACGGGACGGACATGATGGCGTCGTACCGCGAAATCTTCTACAGAAATATTGGTAAAACGCTCGACATGCTACCTACCGTAGCCCGAATCTACCCACTCGATATCACTACGAGCTCCACTACCAAGCAAGGTAACGGAtacgagaagaaggtccTGCGGGAGGAGTGGCGCATTGACTGGGATCTGGTAACCAACACGGCCACAGAGCTGCCCGGTGCGGGTGTCAGCATGGATGAGTGTCTCTACTGGGTGGCGGGCGGCTGGACCTACTACGGAAACGAGTCTCTTGATCGGCTGGTTTTTGTGAGGGATGCCCTGACAGGAGAAGTTCTGGGGGTAGACATTCCGATCTTGAGGAGCGGTTTCTTGGGAAAGGCTTAA
- a CDS encoding C6 transcription factor: MADLRFFQHFLVCAYPSLPIGGWSVWQLVSQMSHDYDFLAHAMVGLGASHLSLLTPRRYVQNALQHRVVAIKRLNEFLTRGQHSASDTVAAFAAILVLTYQAAHMPDGLYDFLTMTRGCFLVGPMIGEEFRSSVFQTFEREWYVERAVELVTPEAHRFHDQGLADGFCASLEQLGRLFQSVAEVEYLALMRRIASSVGGDLAESYRQHTFLYEKLGHLTADEYASFVNPGNHVSRLVIMHMLVLDCIMAGRVEGSDEKRRPVTATLHHHDSRNVMICVWVGNIYANLPLELRQYAEWPAWFARNLMSLFGADTGC, encoded by the exons ATGGCGGACCTGCGCTTCTTCCAGCACTTTCTCGTCTGCGCGTACCCGTCGCTGCCCATCGGCGGGTGGTCCGTCTGGCAGCTTGTGTCGCAAATGTCACACGAT TACGACTTTCTGGCGCACGCGATGGTCGGCCTCGGGGCATCGCACCTCAGCCTGCTGACGCCAAGGAGATACGTCCAGAACGCGCTGCAGCACCgcgtcgtcgccatcaagCGCCTCAACGAGTTCCTCACGCGCGGGCAGCATTCGGCGTCCGATACCGTCGCCGCGTTTGCGGCCATCCTGGTGCTGACCTATCAGGCGGCGCACATGCCCGACGGGCTGTACGACTTTCTCACCATGACGCGAGGGT GCTTCCTCGTGGGGCCGATGATCGGGGAGGAGTTTCGGTCCTCGGTGTTTCAGACGTTTGAGCGCGAGTGGTACGTCGAGCGCGCCGTTGAGCTCGTGACACCGGAGGCGCACCGCTTCCACGATCAGGGTCTGGCGGACGGCTTCTGCGCGAGCCTCGAGCAGTTGGGGCGACTGTTCCAGAGCGTCGCCGAGGTTGAGTACCTAGCTCTGATGCGGCGGATTGCCTCGTCTGTGGGCGGCGACTTGGCCGAGA GCTACCGGCAGCACACCTTCCTCTACGAGAAGCTTGGCCACCTCACGGCCGACGAGTATGCCTCGTTCGTAAACCCGGGTAACCACGTCTCGCGGCTTGTCATCATGCACATGCTGGTGCTGGACTGTATCATGGCTGGGCGTGTCGAGGGTAGCGACGAGAAGCGGCGACCTGTGACGGCGACGCTGCACCACCACGACTCCCGCAACGTCATGATCTGCGTCTGGGTTGGGAACATTTACGCGAACCTGCCGCTGGAGCTGCGGCAGTACGCGGAGTGGCCGGCGTGGTTTGCGCGCaacttgatgagcttgtttGGCGCTGACACGGGCTGCTAG